From the genome of Brassica oleracea var. oleracea cultivar TO1000 chromosome C4, BOL, whole genome shotgun sequence:
AAATTGAAACTTAAGTTAAAATTATTTCAACGCAACACTGACCTCTAAACTAGAATGCACATATATAATAATGTATCAAAACCAACAAAGGGAAAATTTTTTTTTTTTTTTTTTTTTTTTAGTTTTCAAAAAAAACCAACAAAGGTAAACGTGAAGTGTGAACACAAGAGTCTCTCCATCTTATTTCTTTACTGAAAAATAAGCACAAGGAATCTGAACAACTTTGGCAAAAGGCAAAAAAAAAGTTGAAATAACCAGCCTAAAAACCACTAATCAAAGTCTAAAGATTGTATCTATCTCATCATTTACTACACGTACACAAATTCAAAATACATACACTACCTATACATAGACCTCTCTGGAGTCTTAGCTATTAAGAATACAATTATTAATGTTACCTGCTATACTCCATCTCCCTTTTTTTTATCATTTCATTATTTGGTTCCCATGCAAGAAAAGGATAAATTTCCAATTGCAAAAGTGGTAAGCTTGAGCCTGTAAGTTAATATTATATGTTATAGATCAAATTAAGTTGCAATCAGATTATTTGAATTATATTTTAGAAATCTATCCGAAATCTGAGATTGATGGGTCAAAGAGACAGACCTCTAGTAAGTAGTAACTAAGACCATTTAGTCATAGTTAACTATATTTAAAAGAAATATTTTAAGATAACAGATGGATATGAAGAGACCAGAATAAACAGCTTATGTTCTTGCAAATTAAAGGGTACCCACAAAACGAATGCTACCAATCAAATATTGTAGAATTCCAACATATAGGTGATGATATGATTTGCAGTTGCTTTATAAATGTTATAAAAATATTTCTATAGCTAATTTTTTTTAAACATATTTTCTAATCATGTTTTAGAAATACTAGTTACATTGCCTTCGCGCAAGCGCGGAGTTGTAAACCGAGTTCTTGTTTCATCTCATTTATTAGGGTTATTGTAGCAGTGAATTTTACGTTTTGAGTTGACCATTGTTTTTCAAGTTTTTTATTGTTATATGGTTAGAGTTGTGATGATGAACTGTGTATGCATTGTTCTCCACTCATGAAAGACTAAACGTGATTGATATAGTTCGTGGTGTTGTTTGCTGTGTCACTGAGACTTATTGTTTGTTTGTTTTTTTTATTTGTTACTTGTACAGTTGAGATTACATAAATTATATTAAGGTTGTTGAGAGTACCTTTTGTTTGTGGATATTTTTTCTCCGGTTTAGTTGTGTAAGTTGTGTGTATTAAGTAATTTTTTTATTCTTATTATGTTGGTTATATGTTTTTTTTATTTTTAAACTTGTTGCTTTTACCGGACCTTTAAAACAAATACATGAAGACTTGTAGAAATAACTATAAAATGAGTGACAATTAGTATTTGGACCTTAATGGGTTTTAAACGAATATATGTATTTCTCATAAGAAGACAATAACATAAATCTGTTGACATTGAACATGTAAGCTATTTTCATAAGACAAGAGGAGTGAGCAGGTGGAGATGTTGTTGCCGCCTTTGTGTCTGTTGGGATTGTCTCTTGTATCTCCTGGTGTGGTTGTGTTTGTTTCTCTTTTATTTGATGGGTAATATGCAAACAAAAATCATTGTTAGTTGTATTTATTAGAGTTTGTAACTTACTCTGCCTTTTGTTTAGGTAATTTCACTAATCTTGGTTGTCGTCTTAGTCTTATTCGTAAGCATCTGCGAAAGTAAGTTTGTAAATTGTTAAATAACTGGTCGTGTAGTTTGTATTTGTTTAGCTGGCTCAATGTATGTGTCGTTGAGTTTTAGTTGAGTTGATTGGTTTGGTATATACTGCTAAATATAGGATGTTTAAAATAGTTTTTATGTTCCAATATGTAATATGTTATTAGATTTTTAGGTAGCTTTGACTTTATTAAAAACTGTGTAACCAATCAAATTTAATAGTTCTATTTTGTAATTGGTTGAATAGTTTTTAATTTAAAATTCTAATGATACTTTTTAGATAAAAAGTAACTTTCTTAATAAGTGTGTTTTAGCTAAAAAATCTTATATTTAGGAACAGAGAGAGTATTTGTTTTGAAGTTTATTTGTAAGATTAGACAAAAAGAGAGGTGATAATTAATGATTCGTCTTTTTTTTTGGGATTCTAGTTTTTGGTGATTTGATTGTTTGGGTTATTGTGGTTTCTTTTAAGTTGTAAAATAAAGATTTGTGTAAAATTAGATTGATAAGTAAGAGAGATAAATAGACGACCACAAATCTTGGGTATGAAATATTTTTGATTATTGATGTTAGCACAATATAGACAATAATATAAACATAATTATGTGTTGATTGTTTCTTACGGATCAATAAGGAGATGGATAACGACTCGAGTTGTTTCTTTGCTGAAGTCAGAGCCCTGGACATAACAGATTTGCCCAACCTCATCTGTGAGTTTAAATATCAGTTATGATATCGAAACATAATATAAACCCAAATGCAATATGATAATATACCTGAGAGTTCTAGGTTTGTGCTCGCAATCACTTGGAGATTGTCGAACAATCTAATTGACTGGAGATTGGTCTCAAGAGCACCCGTGATGACTTCATCGATAATGGTTAGTGAGATGAAACAAATGAGGAATGAATGATCAGTAATCTTGTACATGCTTGAGCACCTAACAACCTCAAAACGATCGATTTTCACAATGAAACCGGCTTTCAAAGATGACATGTAATGATTAGCACGTCCGGCGGGAATAAACCCATGAATCACGGAATCTGCAAATAATATTATTCAACAAAGAATCAGGAGATCAATTAAAACAATTATGTTAAATAAGTGTGATAGATCGAAAATTAACTTACCTTTTCATCAAGGAAGAAAATCGTGATTCCCACAAACTCTTTGTCTTTCTTGAAGTTCAGGGAATCCCATAAACGGAGGAAGCCAGAGGCTATGCTCTGACTACTACGACCAAGACGGAGAGACTCGAAGGTTGAGCGACAGACGTTGGGACGCTGGTTTGAGGAACTGGAGAGGCAGAGAGAAACATTTTCTAGAAGATGGTTAAAGCTAAGAGGAATCAATGAGTTTTGTGGAGATGCAGATTGGGTTCATCAAAGATGATAATCATATATATAGGGTTTACAGAGGGGCTACAAATCAGGAACATTTATGATCAAGCGATTTAAGATGGGGACATGAAGAGTTCACCGGTGAAAAAATAGATTACGAACAGACACACGGCGCAACTCTGTAACTCAAACTTGTTTGAGACAATGATAAAAAGAACCCAAGTTCATGTTAAACGACAACAGTTTACAATATGAGAAAACTATAATTGTTGCAAACTTGAGATTTTTTCATATAACGTGATGAATCTCATTTAAAAATGAAACTCATAATACATTTGTAGGTCCGACCCTCAAAGGAAGCTGAAGAACCAAGGGCTTCCGACCTTCAGAAATATATATTAGGTTTCGGCCATCAATGTACAAAGCATCTTTTAGCTTAGTGGTATAAATGTTGGTGTTTATATCTCAATAACCTGGGTTCGAACCATGGACTTGACACTTTTTCACATTTTTTAAAAATGGAGTCCACAAAACGCTGACGTGACGCAGTGAGCAGTGAGCAAAAACTCAACTATTATAATATATATTTTTTAAAATTTACAAAATTTTCTTTTCTTCTTCGCTTTATAAAGCAAAGTAAGTAATTAAATCTTTTAAACTTACAACCAAAATTCTACGGCAAAAATTCATACAGTGACAACAAAGATTTATACAACAATAACGGCAACATATATAAAGCTATAACATATTCGGATCAACTCCATGTTTACTCTGTTTTCCTAACAGAAGACGTTTTAGAATTATGCACATAGATACTAACAAAAAAAAAAAATCATGCACATAGATCAATAAATATTTATATTTTTATATTTTATATACAAAATCATTAATTATTTATCTATCTATTATTCAACCAATAATAAAATATAATGTATAATAATATTAGTCATATAACATTAACTATTAATAAATTTTATATAGAAACTTGAAAATGTTATCTGTTTTAGAATAAAAAGGTTCCTTTAAGTCGAAATATACTAAAAAGGAGAAAATAGTAAACAAAATACTAAATTAGAGAAATATATGTCAATGTCATAGAAGAAGAAAACAAAATTAATTCCCAGAAACAAAGGGCAAAAAGCAGAAATAAAAAGCCAAAAAGTATAAACTTTTTGAACATTCATAAAGCTGAAAACGACAGTATTGTTCTTGGTTAAAAACAGTGTTTTTTTTGCATAAAGCAAACACCCATAATTGCTTCTACATGAGAAATTAATTAAATCATCATTTTTAGCATGCTCATCTTACACACAATCACGTATCATTAACGTCTTAGATATATCTCAGTTTGACCCGGAATTAGTAGCTTTAACTATTGTAGTGTCTGTGAATATGATTCCTCTTCTCTTTAAAAGTAATGAGATTGTTGACAAAAAAATTTACTGAGCAGGGGTTTTTATATTTGTAACACAAGTTTTTGTTACTACTAACTAGCAGTACTACTACTGTAGATTGATACAATACATTATTAGTCTAGGTTACCAAATAATCAGTTGGATATTATTGAAGATTTAGAAATAAGTTCTTATGCTTAAATAGTATTTTTTTTGTCAACCAAATAGTATTTTTTTTTGTCAACCAAATAGTATTTAAAAAATCTAAATTGTTACTTAGAAAAATATAGATGAATAAATAACTGATTTTACATAATGTTGACAAACATCATAAATGCTCTGTATACAAATCAGTTGAAAAACACACATGTGAATCCCAAAAGCCCAATCAAAGACAAATTCTCCAATCAATAACTCTCTCACAAAGGACGTATCTTCACTTTTACCTGCTAAAATCTTTGAATTTTAACATCACAAAATTAATTATTAAAAAAACATGAGCATCGTAATAATGATACAACATGACCAAGTCCACAAGTTTAACAACAACAACAAGCAACACAACTTCCCTCCCAAAATCTCTCTGTTCTGTTTTGTCAAATCTCTCTCCCCACAAAAACCTCATCTTTAAGTTTTTTTTTTCCATGGCTTGTCTTCTTCTTCTTCAACAACAATTCTACTCTCTCCACTCTGAAAAACCCAATCTTTAATGGAGATTCAACGACCAGTCATCAAGCTCATGGTTCTCCACTCAAACCACGACAAAAGCGACAACCTTTCCCGACGAGAATTTCTCCCCGGTAAATCCAAATGGAGAATCTCTTTATCCCGATCTCCATCTTCTTCCTCTTCTTCAAAATCCAACAACACTTCGCCGTCGAAAACAGAGATTCCGACAGAATTCCTCTGTCCGATCTCTGGTTACTTAATGGCAGACCCAGTTATCGTCTCCTCCGGTCACTCGTACGAACGAGCTTGCGTCATCGCTTCTAAAACCCTAGGGTTCACTCCAAGCCCCTTACTCCCAAACTCGCCGCCGGATTTCTCCACCGTCATACCCAACCTCGCCTTGAAATCCGCGATTCTAAGCTGGTGCGACCGCCGGAGTTTCCCGCCGCCGAAGCCGCTCGATAACGCCGCCGCGGAGAAGCTCGTTTTCTCGTTGATGGAGAAAACTCATCACAGGCCGACGAGCCGGAAGGTTTCGATATCGGAGAAGGAGCTAATCCAAGCGATAAAGGACAAACCTTCGGTGAGACTCGACCACGCCGCGACGGAGCTTGACCGGAGACCTAACTACTTCAACTCGAGCTCCGACGAGTCGGTAGCCTCCTCGAGCCGAACGCTGCAGCTAGCGACTAGACCTAGCTGCTTCTCCTCGCCTTCGTCTGCAGAAATAGAGTCCCTAGAACCAAACCCTAGCCCGGAGGAAGAAGCCTTACTCGTGAAGCTAAAGAGCAATCGAATCTCGGAGATTGAAGAGGCTTTGATCTCGATCAGACGCGTCACGAGGCTCGACGAAGGTTCTAGAATCAGTCTCTGTACTGCGAGGCTAATCTCTTCGCTTAGGTCACTCATCGTTTCTAGATACGCAACGGTTCAGGTGAACGCCACTGCGGTTCTTGTGAATCTCTCTTTGGTGAAATCTAACAAAGTGAAGATCGTACGGTCAGGAATCGTTCCGCCGTTGATCGACGTTCTCAAATGCGGCTCGTCGGAAGCGCAGGAGCACTCCGTCGGAGCCGTTTTCAGTTTGGCTCTGGAAGACGAGAACAAGACGGCGATCGGAGTGCTCGGAGCGTTGGAGCCGCTGCTTCATCTTATCCGAGTCGGGACTGAGTTGACTCGGCACGACTCGGCGCTTGCTCTGTATCATCTGTCTCTCGTGCAGAGCAACAGAGGGAAGCTCGTGAAGCTCGGAGCTGTTCAGGTGCTTCTGAGCATGGCGAGGTTAGGACAGACGATGAATAGGGTTCTGCTGATTCTCTGTAACATGGCTTCGTGTCCCGTGAGTCGACCCGCTTTGCTTGACTCGGGAGCTGTGGAGTGTATGGTTGGGATTCTGAGAGGGCCGAGGGAGGTCACTGAGTCGACTCGGGAGAGCTGTGTTGCGGTTTTGTATGGACTGAGTCACGACGGAGGGTTGAGGTTTAAAGGTTTGGCTATGGCGGCGAACGCGGTGGAGGAGCTGACGAAGGTGGAGAGGAGTGGGAGGGAGAGAGCGAAGCAGAAGGCGAAGAGGGTTTTGGAAGTGATGAGAGCTAAAATGGAAGATGATTCTTCGCCGGAGAATGAGGAGATTGATTGGGAAGAGCTGTTAAACTCCGGTAGTGTAACTCGGAGCCAGCATCGACTCGGTGGCGACGGTGAGTAGTCACCAGTTAACTCGTCCGAGTTTTGACGTGTCTTTTTAACTCGTAATTTCTTTGCTTTTTATTTTTATTTTTTATTTTTATTTAATTGCGGATTTTAAGCTTTTTCTTTTCCCACTTTTTTATAATTTCTAAATAATAGGCTTGAGGGTTGTAATTAGTTGGAGATGAGATTTTTCTTTTGTGAAATTTTATGGCTGGGGTGGAATATTCTTGTATTTTCTGGCAATTTGGTTGGGTGGCTTCTTTTTTTTTAAATCCCATCCTTATTTTCGTATTATCTTTTGCTTTTCTTCAAAAGTTAAAAAAGAAACAATTGAAAAAAGTTGTAAAGTAATGACTTTTATTTCCTTGAGAGGTGGAATTGATTCTCCATCGAAATAATAAAGTTGATAGTATTAATCTGATTTGGCCTCTGTAATTATTTGCATCACATGTAGCATAGTGTTTAGTCAGGAGTCAGTACCAAAACTTGAGATGAGAATGACGAGACAGAAAGCTTAAAAATGAAAAGGGCGTAGTTGGACATTTTGTCGGAATTAGTCTGAAGACTCTGAACTAAGTGGTGTAGGTCCAGACGCACCCAAACATGCATGAGCACTCTCTAGGATACAGTTGCCAGAACAAATCACAATCAAATGATGATGAAATACATTCTCGGGTAGATGATAGAGGTGGAGCCAGACGTTATGAAGCGAACAGACCTTTGATGCCAATGTTGAAGATTTAGTTCTGAAGAAAGAATGGTTTACATAGTAAGTTATTTATATATGAAAGACGGATACACCTTGTAACGTGTTCTTAACCAAATCACGTTCAACGGTTCAACCAATGAAACAACCATAAATGCCAAGAAAAGAAAAAACGCGAGAAAGAGAGTTTTGTAGGCGACGATGACCACATCAAACGACGTAGTTCCACAGAGAAAAATGATTCTCATCATCATGACGTAGGAAAAGGACTCAGCAGCAGCGAAGATACGCGGAGAGGGCGAGGGAGAGCAAGAGTAAGACGGAGCCAAGCAAAAGGTGTGCGTCGCAATCCTCTCTTGTTCTTCGTATGCGCTCCATCACCACCGACGTTGTAGTGATTCTGGCGACCACCAGCGTGAAACAGATATTCGCTAACGTGTTGAACTCCGATGCAACGCGTCCCGTCTTTGTTCCACGGTTCGGATCTGATTTCAGGTCGTGTCCTTTGTAGATGGCGAAAATGGAGAGCAGCATTGCAACGATTTGACGAGGGATTAAACGACCAAACTCTTGACGTTCATCCATTGGTATAGAGATAGAGAGATAGAACAAGAAAAGGAAGATTATATACTCCAAGCTCGCAGACCCTCCATCGATAAACCACGGTTTCTCATCCCCAAGCGGGTTTTCACCTCAAGAACAGTATGATAAGTGGAGCCCAAGCTTCAGGAAAAACTCCTCTTTTGATGATCAGTTCGAGTTCAGCGGACCTTATAGCTCAATGATTGAAGTGTCACACATTCATAGAAACCATAGGAAAGGTCTTGACTTGATGAATCGAAACTTCAGGTCCGCCTAGTAGCTATCAGAGTGTTTCCTCTTGTTCTTTCTCTCAGAATGTATTCATTGGTTTATACTCAGATTGATGATCAAGCAACTGGGAGTGTTGATCCGAGAAACCTGACTCATCAAGAGAGAAACTAGCATTTTGGATTAACATACATAACGCACTTGTGATG
Proteins encoded in this window:
- the LOC106340687 gene encoding U-box domain-containing protein 40, which translates into the protein MEIQRPVIKLMVLHSNHDKSDNLSRREFLPGKSKWRISLSRSPSSSSSSKSNNTSPSKTEIPTEFLCPISGYLMADPVIVSSGHSYERACVIASKTLGFTPSPLLPNSPPDFSTVIPNLALKSAILSWCDRRSFPPPKPLDNAAAEKLVFSLMEKTHHRPTSRKVSISEKELIQAIKDKPSVRLDHAATELDRRPNYFNSSSDESVASSSRTLQLATRPSCFSSPSSAEIESLEPNPSPEEEALLVKLKSNRISEIEEALISIRRVTRLDEGSRISLCTARLISSLRSLIVSRYATVQVNATAVLVNLSLVKSNKVKIVRSGIVPPLIDVLKCGSSEAQEHSVGAVFSLALEDENKTAIGVLGALEPLLHLIRVGTELTRHDSALALYHLSLVQSNRGKLVKLGAVQVLLSMARLGQTMNRVLLILCNMASCPVSRPALLDSGAVECMVGILRGPREVTESTRESCVAVLYGLSHDGGLRFKGLAMAANAVEELTKVERSGRERAKQKAKRVLEVMRAKMEDDSSPENEEIDWEELLNSGSVTRSQHRLGGDGE
- the LOC106338810 gene encoding uncharacterized protein LOC106338810, with the protein product MDERQEFGRLIPRQIVAMLLSIFAIYKGHDLKSDPNRGTKTGRVASEFNTLANICFTLVVARITTTSVVMERIRRTREDCDAHLLLGSVLLLLSLALSAYLRCC